In Populus nigra chromosome 1, ddPopNigr1.1, whole genome shotgun sequence, one genomic interval encodes:
- the LOC133703276 gene encoding protein NRT1/ PTR FAMILY 4.4-like gives MASLVLYFYYIMHFDIATSANTLTNFMGSVFMLSLVGAFIADNFLNRFYTCLLFGIMEVMGLALLTTQAYFKDLQPEFCLRSTCVKGGQAVMLYGSLCLYALGSGGVKGAIPALGGDQFDHHQQKKGALARYYNWKLLISTTGSIVGVTAVVWISMNKGWYKGFFVSTVATLIGFTVLALGKPFYRIQPPGNSTFVRIAQVIAVTFRNRDLSLPKNPDKLFEIHDASRDPSEERLSHSNQFRLLDKAAILREGTEPQPWKVCTVTQVEEVKILIRMIPIIASTILMNTSMAQLQTFSVQQGVTMDAHLGTKTIPTPSIPVIPLVFMSVLIPIYEFVAVPFARKITGHPSGITQLQRVGVGLVLSILSMAVAGFIELYRKHEVHKNPPNKISVFWLSFQYGIFGIADMFTVVGLLEFFYKEAPSGMRSGSTSFTWLTLALGYFTSTVFVDIINSVTKRITPSKQGWLHGNDLNSNNLNLFYWFLAILNVINFVFYLFSASWYKYKSDDRESETIAKAEKGPNGEITLVK, from the exons ATGGCAAGCTTggttctatatttttattatatcatgcATTTCGACATAGCCACTTCAGCAAATACGCTCACCAACTTCATGGGTTCGGTTTTCATGCTCTCTCTTGTTGGAGCCTTCATTGCCGATAATTTCTTGAACCGATTCTATACTTGCCTCTTGTTTGGAATAATGGAAGTCATG GGTCTTGCATTGCTTACAACTCAAGCTTATTTCAAGGATTTGCAGCCTGAATTTTGTCTCAGGTCAACTTGTGTCAAAGGTGGCCAAGCAGTTATGTTATATGGATCTCTTTGTCTGTATGCACTAGGTTCAGGTGGGGTTAAGGGGGCTATTCCTGCACTAGGTGGAGACCAGTTTGATCATCATCAACAGAAGAAAGGGGCGCTTGCTCGTTATTATAACTGGAAACTTCTAATTTCAACCACTGGATCAATAGTTGGAGTCACAGCTGTTGTGTGGATTAGCATGAACAAGGGGTGGTACAAAGGTTTTTTCGTTTCGACTGTGGCTACCTTGATTGGATTCACTGTTCTTGCCCTTGGGAAGCCTTTCTACCGCATCCAGCCGCCTGGAAATAGTACTTTCGTTAGGATAGCACAG GTCATAGCGGTCACGTTCCGGAATAGGGACTTGTCTCTGCCAAAAAATCCTGATAAACTCTTCGAGATCCATGATGCGTCAAGAGATCCATCTGAAGAGAGACTTTCACATTCCAATCAATTCAG ATTGCTAGACAAAGCTGCTATTCTTAGAGAAGGAACGGAGCCACAGCCCTGGAAAGTTTGCACAGTGACCCAAGTTGAAGAAGTGAAGATTTTAATAAGGATGATCCCCATCATAGCCAGTACAATTTTAATGAACACAAGTATGGCACAGCTACAAACATTCTCAGTACAACAAGGGGTCACCATGGATGCACATCTTGGCACCAAAACAATCCCAACCCCATCTATTCCGGTGATTCCTCTGGTTTTCATGTCTGTCCTTATTCCCATTTATGAATTTGTTGCAGTCCCGTTTGCTCGAAAGATAACCGGCCATCCATCCGGTATAACGCAGCTTCAACGTGTCGGAGTTGGTCTTGTTCTGTCCATTCTGTCAATGGCCGTGGCAGGTTTTATTGAACTGTATAGAAAACACGAGGTCCACAAGAATCCACCAAACAAAATCAGTGTTTTTTGGCTTTCCTTCCAATATGGCATTTTTGGGATTGCAGACATGTTCACAGTTGTTGGATTGTTGGAGTTTTTCTACAAGGAAGCTCCATCAGGAATGAGATCTGGATCTACTTCTTTCACATGGTTAACATTGGCTCTGGGATACTTCACCAGCACTGTCTTTGTTGATATCATAAACTCTGTCACCAAGAGAATCACTCCAAGCAAACAAGGATGGTTACATGGGAACGACCTCAACTCCAATAATCTGAACCTCTTCTACTGGTTTTTGGCTATCCTTAACGTCATCAATTTTGTCTTCTATCTCTTCTCTGCTTCCTGGTACAAGTACAAGAGTGATGACCGAGAATCAGAGACCATAGCAAAGGCAGAGAAAGGACCGAATGGTGAGATCACTCTGGTTAAGTAG
- the LOC133703287 gene encoding tubulin beta-4 chain-like: protein MREILHIQGGQCGNQIGSKFWEVVCAEHGIDPTGKYTGSSDLQLERVNVYYNEASCGRFVPRAVLMDLEPGTMDSVRTGPYGQIFRPDNFVFGQSGAGNNWAKGHYTEGAELIDSVLDVVRKEAENCDCLQGFQVCHSLGGGTGSGMGTLLISKIREEYPDRMMLTFSVFPSPKVSDTVVEPYNATLSVHQLVENADECMVLDNEALYDICFRTLKLTTPSFGDLNHLISATMSGVTCCLRFPGQLNSDLRKLAVNLIPFPRLHFFMVGFAPLTSRGSQQYRSLTVPELTQQMWDSKNMMCAADPRHGRYLTASAMFRGKMSTKEVDEQMMNVQNKNSSYFVEWIPNNVKSSVCDIPPIGLAMASTFIGNSTSIQEMFRRVSEQFTAMFRRKAFLHWYTGEGMDEMEFTEAESNMNDLVSEYQQYQDATVDEELEYEDEEEEEAA from the exons atgagagaaatccTTCACATTCAAGGAGGACAGTGCGGTAACCAAATCGGCTCCAAGTTCTGGGAGGTTGTTTGCGCTGAGCATGGAATTGATCCCACTGGAAAATACACTGGATCCTCTGACCTTCAATTGGAGCGCGTCAATGTTTATTACAATGAGGCCTCGTGCGGGCGATTTGTCCCTCGCGCTGTGCTTATGGATCTTGAgcctggtactatggacagtgTGAGGACTGGTCCCTATGGCCAGATCTTTAGGCCTGATAACTTTGTGTTTGGACAGTCTGGCGCTGGAAATAACTGGGCCAAGGGTCATTATACCGAGGGTGCGGAGTTGATTGATTCGGTTCTTGATGTTGTGAGGAAGGAAGCAGAGAATTGTGATTGTCTTCAAG GATTTCAAGTTTGCCACTCACTCGGTGGAGGAACTGGTTCTGGGATGGGGactcttttgatttctaagaTCAGAGAGGAATACCCTGATAGAATGATGCTCACTTTCTCTGTGTTCCCATCACCTAAGGTTTCTGATACTGTTGTTGAGCCATACAACGCCACTCTCTCAGTTCATCAGTTGGTTGAGAATGCTGACGAGTGTATGGTGCTGGATAATGAGGCCTTGTATGATATCTGCTTCAGGACTCTCAAGTTGACTACTCCTAGCT TTGGTGACCTGAACCATCTGATCTCTGCAACAATGAGTGGGGTTACCTGCTGCCTCAGGTTCCCTGGCCAGCTCAATTCTGATCTTAGGAAGCTTGCTGTGAACCTTATCCCCTTCCCCCGCCTGCACTTCTTTATGGTTGGATTTGCTCCTCTGACCTCTCGTGGCTCTCAGCAGTACAGGTCACTAACTGTCCCAGAACTCACCCAGCAGATGTGGGATTCCAAGAACATGATGTGTGCTGCAGACCCACGCCATGGTCGCTATCTGACTGCCTCTGCCATGTTCAGGGGTAAGATGAGCACTAAAGAAGTTGATGAACAAATGATGAATGTCCAGAACAAGAATTCCTCCTACTTTGTTGAGTGGATTCCAAACAATGTCAAGTCCAGTGTGTGTGATATTCCTCCAATAGGGCTTGCAATGGCATCCACCTTCATTGGAAACTCGACCTCCATCCAGGAGATGTTCAGGCGTGTGAGTGAGCAGTTCACAGCTATGTTCAGGAGGAAGGCTTTCTTGCACTGGTACACCGGGGAAGGCATGGATGAGATGGAGTTCACCGAGGCTGAAAGCAACATGAATGATCTCGTGTCTGAATATCAACAATACCAGGATGCAACCGTTGATGAAGAACTTGAGTACGAggatgaggaggaggaagaggctGCCTAG
- the LOC133703327 gene encoding tubulin beta-4 chain-like — protein MREILHVQGGQCGNQIGSKFWEVVCAEHGIDPTGKYTGSSDLQLERVNVYYNEASCGRFVPRAVLMDLEPGTMDSVRTGPYGQIFRPDNFVFGQSGAGNNWAKGHYTEGAELIDSVLDVVRKEAENCDCLQGFQVCHSLGGGTGSGMGTLLISKIREEYPDRMMLTFSVFPSPKVSDTVVEPYNATLSVHQLVENADECMVLDNEALYDICFRTLKLTTPSFGDLNHLISATMSGVTCCLRFPGQLNSDLRKLAVNLIPFPRLHFFMVGFAPLTSRGSQQYRALTVPELTQQMWDSKNMMCAADPRHGRYLTASAMFRGKMSTKEVDEQMINVQNKNSSYFVEWIPNNVKSSVCDIPPIGLAMASTFIGNSTSIQEMFRRVSEQFTAMFRRKAFLHWYTGEGMDEMEFTEAESNMNDLVSEYQQYQDATAEDDIDYEDEEEEEAAEM, from the exons atgagagaaatccTTCACGTTCAAGGAGGACAGTGCGGCAACCAAATCGGTTCCAAGTTCTGGGAGGTTGTTTGCGCTGAGCATGGAATTGATCCTACTGGAAAATACACTGGATCCTCTGACCTTCAATTGGAGCGTGTCAATGTGTATTACAATGAGGCCTCGTGCGGGCGATTTGTCCCTCGCGCTGTGCTTATGGATCTTGAgcctggtactatggacagtgTGAGGACCGGTCCCTATGGCCAGATCTTTAGGCCTGATAACTTTGTGTTTGGACAGTCGGGCGCTGGAAATAACTGGGCCAAGGGTCATTACACGGAGGGTGCGGAGTTGATTGATTCGGTTCTTGATGTTGTGAGGAAGGAAGCAGAGAATTGTGATTGTCTTCAAG GATTTCAAGTTTGCCACTCACTCGGTGGAGGAACTGGTTCTGGGATGGGGactcttttgatttctaagaTCAGAGAGGAATACCCTGATAGAATGATGCTCACTTTCTCTGTGTTCCCATCACCCAAGGTTTCTGATACTGTTGTGGAGCCATATAATGCCACCCTTTCTGTTCATCAGTTGGTTGAGAACGCTGATGAGTGTATGGTGCTTGACAATGAGGCCTTGTATGATATCTGCTTCAGGACTCTCAAGTTGACTACTCCTAGCT TTGGTGACCTCAATCATCTGATTTCTGCAACAATGAGTGGTGTCACCTGCTGCCTCAGGTTTCCTGGGCAGCTTAACTCTGATCTTAGGAAGCTTGCAGTGAACCTCATCCCCTTCCCCCGTTTGCACTTCTTCATGGTTGGATTTGCTCCTCTGACTTCACGTGGTTCTCAGCAGTACCGGGCACTAACTGTCCCAGAACTCACCCAGCAGATGTGGGATTCCAAGAACATGATGTGCGCCGCAGACCCACGCCACGGTCGCTATCTGACTGCCTCTGCCATGTTCAGGGGTAAGATGAGCACTAAAGAAGTTGATGAACAGATGATCAATGTCCAGAACAAGAATTCCTCCTACTTTGTGGAGTGGATTCCAAACAATGTCAAGTCCAGTGTGTGTGATATTCCTCCAATAGGGCTTGCAATGGCATCCACCTTCATCGGAAACTCAACCTCCATCCAGGAGATGTTCAGGCGTGTGAGCGAGCAATTCACAGCTATGTTCAGGAGGAAGGCTTTCTTGCACTGGTACACCGGGGAAGGCATGGATGAAATGGAGTTCACCGAGGCTGAAAGCAACATGAATGACCTCGTGTCTGAATATCAGCAATACCAGGATGCAACTGCTGAGGATGATATTGACTACGAGGatgaggaggaagaagaggctGCTGAGATGTAA